The DNA segment TGGAATAGAATCTGAAGGTGATAGAGAAAAGAAACACCATGATGCTATGGCCACAAGCATTGAAGAGAATGATGACGAGGATGAGCCAAGAAACATTCACAAAAAGAATACTGCTGATGTTCGTAAGCATCATGTAAAAAATGGAAGAGATGAGAAGGATAACACAGGGAAGGTTGTTAACCCAAATACTTCTGGTCAGTATGAACCCAAGTTTCACAACAAGGACAAAATCAGAGGGGCACGAGGTGATTCGTCCGACTCAGACAGCGACGAGAAGCGTGATAGAAAGGCAAAGAGTAAACCCAAAAAGGACGGTAGAAGAGCAGTTACTGATGCTGATTCTAAGATTGGTGTTCGCAAGAGGAGGGAAGAGACGTCGAGGACACAAAAGAAAGTTGTAAAACACGACAGTGATTCTTCTGGTTCTGAAGCTCCGTCTGGGCGTAGTTCTGATTTTGGTTCTGAGTCCGACCATGACAAGAACCTTAGAAAAACTCTTAAGCGTTACGATTCAGACGATGACAATAGTTCTGATTCCAGCCTCAAACGTTCAAAGCTAAAGCATCCTCCAAAAAGCAGACGACGCGATGATTATAGTTCTGATGAAGACCATGGGTATAAGACTAAAAAGTCGAAAAACAAGCATCGCTATTCTTATGATGATGATAGTTCTGATGAAGGCAACCACCACCGACAGAAGCGAACCCAGCCTAAGTACAGTAGGCAGCATGACTCTGATGGTAGTTCTGATGAAGGTCCAAAAAATAGGACTCAGAGGTTAAAAGGACCTTCGAGGAGCAAGCAGCATGATTCTGATGAGGAGCTCCATGACGATAGATCGAAAAAAGATGATATCAGGGAGAAGCATTCTAAGAAAATTGACGTCACTTTCAAGAAATTGGAACTACTCTATAAATCGAAGGAAGATGAATCTGGAGATGAACTTGAGCGTGGAAGATGGGATGGGGAACCTGATGTGAAGCCAAAAAAGTTATATCAAACAAAAGACAAGGGGAGTGGGGGTCCTGAGATTGAATTGGATAGACAGAATAAATCATACAGGGAAGAGAATCATGCCAGGGATTCTAGGCCACCAAGACATGGTGGAAAAAACCTCGATGCTGATGACCATGGGGATGTACTACACAGTAGGAAGGAATTACGACATGACAATAGGAGAGATGAGCATTATCGTGAATATCATGGACGAAGTAGAAGAGAATGGGAAGATGAAGAAGACCTCCGTGGAAGAAAACATGACAGAGATGGAGGTAAAGATTCAAGCAGAAAACGTGAGGAGAAGTTAGAGCACCAACCGGTAAAACGTGGAAAAGATCAGGAAGAGGAACACATGAATAGAAAggatgagagagagagagagcacACTTTGAAGAGAGGTAGATATGATGATGCACGTTCTACAGGACGAAGAGATGATGATCGGAATGATGATAGACGGCCTAGATACAGGTCGTAGTTCTGGTTGATATGTCTTGCACCCGGAGACAAGGATGGTAAATTTAATTTCTGCTGCATCTTGCACATTTATTTAGGAATCATGAAACTCTGTTAATATTTGCAATTTTCTCTCATTCCGTGTTTCAATCACTTAGAACAGGATTGCACATCTCTTGTTATCTATAAGGCCAACGTAGGCAGGCTGTCAAGTTTTTTGGGATATTTTTTGCTCCCAATCTCTCTCCATGTGTGTATGCTTTGTGAAGTCATCATAACTTTTTTAAAATGACCACATGTGGCCGATATAGCAGTCATATAAGGCGTTCACTCACTCGATTGTAAATAGTTAAGCATTTTCAGTTATGGTCTGTGGACAAGTTATATTTCATTTTAGACAATACGAAATCTATTTATTATTGAAAATATACAGACATTCACTATTGAGAAGTTGTGTTCTTTGTGGATATGGGCCTATGGCTGATGCAAAATACATTTATGTTTGACAGTTGATTTCATTTTCTCTGCAGTGGAATTATCTCGGTGTTGGTAGCTGGTACATGTGGACGTCACAGTGGTGGACTAGTTAAGATCTACTTCTGGTTAGGCACAAAGTACTGGATCTTTCTTTGTAATAAATCTCAAATTCTAATGTGAGAAAGAGTTTGTAAGGCTGTGTTTGCTTGTTCTTGAGTTTTGACTATAATACGTATGATGAATTTGGTTGGAAATTTAATGCATTTTGTTAGTTCCAGCATGCTTTACTTGTCAAATGTCTTATCCATCTTTAATTCCCCTACACTTGAATTTTAGGAGCAACTGAAAACCAATGGGTGCAATATAAAGTCAGTACCTTTAAAGAGTTCTCAGCCTTGTTGATTACTTTTCAAGATCCACAAAATGGCTAGCTTTTTGGATGAAATTGTATTGATCTAGTAGCATCACTATAGCACGATAACAATCCAACGACAtaattgttgttttacagaaATTGATTTACCCTCTACTCAAGAAATTAACACCATTTGCCCCTGTAACTTAAAATCTAAATCAAACAGTTTAGAATCACTTTAGGAGGTGTTTGGTTTGCGCGCGAACCCAATCTTCATAATCTTGCAGCAGTTGTTGCACAAGCAATGGCACTAATTGGTCCACTAGGGCCTGCATCATTCTGTATACCACAAAGCATGCAATGTTTATAAGGTGGAAAAGCACGAGTTCTGCAGATTTCATAACCAAAAGTGCCAAGGTTTGTAAAATGCCTGTCTGTATGATAACGAATGCTCGGACATGAAAATCATTGCATATTTCAAAGATGTATTTCGTCTATGCATAATGCTAAGGTGAATGTACTACTATACAGACAGACGATGGATTAAAGTTGGAAGGACAAGAATTAGATTAGAGTTGTAAGGCGGGATATGAAACTTACTCAGACAAATTCGCAACTAAGACATGAAAACCAAAAATGCCAATACGAGTTTTAGTGGTTCATGTAGAGTGCATTTTCAAAATTCATTAAAGCCCTTGAAAGGAGATTCGTGGGGAAGTCATGAACTTGCTGTCTCAACTAAGCTAAGCTAGGAAAATAAATTTTCTACCAATGCAATTTGTTTGGTACGTACAAATTTCCAGGACCCTCAACTGCTGATACAGGTAGCATGGTAAATGGTTGTGTATATATCTGCACATAATCCATCATTAATAAGCGAATATGAAAAAACTAGCAATGAAGGCacataaaaatacttaaaaattgtTAAAACTCAAATTTATTCGAGGCTTCCTGATAAAATAACTGTGAAAACAGAATGATAAACTTGGGAGTAAATTCGCTCAAGCAACAACCTCAAGAGCAAGATTTAACTTCACATCGAATTCCAAAAATGGTCTAGCATCAACAGTTACCCATTTTATATGATTCTTCATGAAAGCTGCAaagatttgaaaacaaattGTGAAGATCCAATGAATGTCACTATGATACAGAACGATATAATAAAGATTCGTTTTCTCAATTTATAaactataaaaaataaatgtaccTGAGAAGCGTTCGTTCTGGCGTTCCATTACTTCAGAACCCTCAAACTGCATTCGACGAAAGTTCAACATGATGTTAAAGAAAAATGAAATTCGAGAAGCGGCAAAGTCAGACTCCAAGCAATAGATATGCATCACAACATTGAATAAATATCCTAATCACCGCACTCAAAGATGTAGATGGAGGTCTTGATACAATTCAAATTTATTTAGTTATACAGCAGTCCAAACAGTGAGATTTGTTTGTTGTATCAGATAGGACAACAGTGGCAATTCTACCTCTGTCTCATTATCCAATGCTTACCTTGCAAGACAGCATCTCGACTATGCAATCATCACTTGTTGGAGTTACTTGCAAGTCCAAAACTGGTGCAACCTCAAAACTGAAAAATTGAATAACAGGCAGCATGCACCTGTATATATCTAATATATCAATTAACCGCAACAGTCTTTGTACAAGGGACACAGCAATTATTTAACATGACACCATTTTATGTGCTGCTACTGATCAGAAAATAAGTTCTATAGGAGTCATTGATACACCTGTATCATAATACATTTGCTTAAACTCCATCAGGTTAGCTGTACATGAAATTCAATGTAACCTTTTCTCAGGGCTTTTTAAACCAATATTGGGGTATTTCAAGAGGAGACACGGCGAAAACATTGTTTCACAACTTTTCCGAATAGAACATTATTTTTCATCAAGATACCCTATAAAAATTTGGTTACTAAACAGACATGATGCACCCTAGTCATTTATAAGGGACAAAAAAGTCGTAGCTTCTGAATCACATTTCGTTGAGAGATGTCATATTAAGCAATATTTCAGTACATTGGTTCAACATGCACACCAAAGGTTAAGTCAGAAATTTGGAAGAAAGCAGTTTGTGATGCCTGAGATGGACTCAACAGAAATGCAAGGGAGGTGGTCTCTCaaatgaaaatatttcaaattcacATGTAATTTACCATAAGTTCCATCTCATGAAAGTACAGTAATTCCCTCCAATCAATATCAAGGGTCCATCCAATCATGGTGAGGAAACCTCCACAACCCCCGTATCAAATGTTTACTCAAAATTCCATTTCCACCACCCTTGTTGCAGAACTTGCTTGCAAATGGATGAGGAAATTTCACATTTCAGGCCCAAGAATGCTACCATTTACTATGTTTAATTTCTCAGTCCATTCTTATTAAATTATCATACATCATGAAAAACTTcactaagaaaaaaaaaacaaaaacaaaacaaataccTGTAAACATTGGAATCCATGGACTGACAACTCTGCAAGGCCCTTCTATTCAAGATTGCTTCAATCCCAGACGGATGGCTGAAAAATTTACTAATATGGTAAGTGCTATTGCCTCCATGAGCATCACCATAATCAGGGAGCTTCACTCTCTCCTTCTTTCTTGCAGAAAGATTTGCTTTCTTAACGTTTGACTCTGACAACTTTGCTTTCTTTATACTCACTGTGGTCCCCCCATTTCTCTTCCTATAGAATTAGGCTAAAAATTCAATCTTTGgccaaaaaaatgaaaaaaaggaCTCGAACGGGGTAATCATTAATCAGCAGCTCTTCGAGCTTAAAAACATTTAATTCGAAGCATCATTTTCTAACAATACGAGTTCACTTTGTCACAGCACGCACGCACGCACGCACACACACAACAGATGACGACTGAAAGAGTAAAAAAAATACCTGGTTGTGGAGGAGAAGGATTCTTGAAAAAGATGGCCTAGAAATGGAGAAGATGCAGAGTGGTACTTAGCTGCTGCCATCAATATTTGTCAACACGTATAATTAATCACTTGTAGTATATTTACAGTGCCACGAATGAACATGAGAGGGAACAAAAGATCGATTTTGCTAGAAATTTTTAAGCTTTGGAGGTGAGCAGTTGGGGGAAGCCAAATTTTTAGGCTCGCTGCCTTCCAATtgatgaaatatatatttatctggtcTACAGAAATATCCAAGTAGTGCGTCTAAATTccatttttctttattatttttaggtacTCTATATTCCAATTTTGTTTTCATATAGTAAGAATTTTTTGAGTCATACGAGTGATTCatataattttagaaaaaatataattttatttttatttattggattaattaattttattttaaataaaactgTTCTCATATACTCCCTTTGTCTCAATTATAAAGTCTACGTTTtttttgtctcaaatatatagtcatgtatcatatttaataatattttttacactcttttactaatatacccctattaattacaccttgaaaattatgcaatcattttttaatacattaaatatgaataaaatagaaagtttgtataaaatttatttttccaatattttttttcttaatctatgtgaaaaaaaaatagaactaTATATTTGAGACTCCATAATATATGTGtaattttttagtattttataaattttctgCAGTGGCATCGCGAATCCCCAACCGAAGGGCCTGACTTTTAAAAGTTGGAGAATACGCATCCCTTGAAGGTGTCAAAAAATGGCTTTGAGATGTCGTTGCCGGCAAACCAGGTTTACGATGGCCTCCGATAGCTAGGGGCGGTTCTAAGAAAAACGAGGTCCTGGGCAAAGTTTAAACTATGAGCCCTTTCATATTAACTtgaaaattcatatatatatatatatatatatatatatatatattgataccCTGGTAAGCCAGGGGTAGCAGGGCTACGCAGAGCCAGGGGTAGCAGGGCTGTATAAAGGCAATTCAGGAGATTCAGGATCCCGAGAAGACCAGGTCTTCGTGACTTAGACAAAGCCCATTTCTCAAGGGCATGATCCCCACGATTGCCATAATCCCGGACCTTTCGGCACCATCATGCGTGACAGATAAACGTGGGCAAACTCCGGCACCCACGAcccagatcgtggccactaccTTGGAAATGCGGAGTGACTCTCTCACTCCAAGGCCTATAAATACCTGGCCATAGGTATTCGTAGAGGTATGTTCACTTAAAATCTAAAAAGCACTATATTCATTTTACTTaaagcccactctatttctaagtctgacttaagcatcggagtggccctGCCGAAAAATCTTCTGGCGCCCCAATAACgtgctttcattttttttccttgTGTGTATAGATCATCTCGATCAGGAAAGGACATATCACATATCATTCTCATCTTTGTTAGCCCGGTCATCTCGTCAGGCCCACTGCACTACCCTGACAGCCCGGGCACCCGGTTTAGCAAACCATcatcattggcgccgtctgtgggaagctTGTTCTATAGACGTAGATATGACTTCTCATGAACAAATACCACTGGAAGGCCCCCAGCAGGGCCGGAACATTGTTATTTCTTTGGAGCAGCTCGAATCATATGTTCAGGGTATGGTACAGAAATCGTTAGCAGCTACAAGACAGCCACAGTCAAAGGAAATCACAATGGAAGAAGAAGGGAGCCGGGGTAATCCAAACCCTAATGCCCGAGCCAGAGAAGGCGAAGAAGAGGAAAGTTCTTGGATACGCTCAATACAGCCTTCCGTGGCGGATGAGCTGCACGAACTCAGGAAAAAGATACAGAAGTTAAAAGAAGAGGGTCCCAAAATGGCCTGGTCTATCAAGATCCCGGGTTGCCCTTTTTCACAGGAGGTGATAGAGGAGCCCTTGCCATCCCATTACAAGTCGGCCAAAATCCGAGAATATGATGGGAGCACTGACCCCAGAAGAGCACTTGGCTCGGTTTGAGAATGTGGCTATGCTACATTGCTACGGAGACAAGATTAAGTGCAAAGTCTTCTTAACCACTTTGGTAGATTCTGCCCAAAGGTGTTTTGAAAAGTTGGAGCCGCAGAGCATTCGATCATTTACAGATTTCAAGCAAGTGTTCTGCAGCACTTTAGCAACAGCAAGAGGTATAAAAAAACGGCCTATAGCTTATTTGAAGCAAAGCAAGCAGGAGAAGAGTCTTTAAGAATCTACATTAAAAGGTTCAATAAGAGTGCTTTAAAGGTCCCGACCTGTGCACAGGAGACTAAGATCACTGCCTTTACCCAAGGCCTTCGGGAGGGGGAATTTTTCAAATCACTAGTGAAAAAATAACCCCAGACTTTCGAGGATTTGTTGGCTCGGGCCGAAAAATACATTAACATGGAGGAAGCTCAGAGGCAGAAGAAGGAGGTAGCCCAGCGGGAGGGAGGCCGGGACCAAGGAAGGAGCAGGGAAAGCCAGGATCCCATGGGGCGGTTGTCTCGGTATGCACCGCACCGAAGGATCCGAGACAGGGTTGTTCATGTGTGCGAAGAAGGGGTTGAAGCCCAGGCCCCTATTTCTAGAGAAAAGGCCTGGAAGTATTGTGCACTTCATTAGGAATACACTCATGACACTAGTGAATGCCGGACTCTGCAGTAGAGACATCAGCTGCCTTACACTAGAGATGGTAAGCCGGTCCAGAAAAAGCCCCGAACCTTACCTTGGTATCGAGGGTCACAGATGTCGGTTCCTCCCCAGGTTGTCATTCCTTCCCGGGAAAAGGGGAAACAAGAGATGGACCGTACGAAAGAAGATGGAAAATCAGTATATGGGCCAACAAAAGGTATCATTAACATGATATCAGGGGGATCTACTGACGGAGACTCGAACCGGGCTAGGAATTCATGGAGTCGGAGGGAGAGTTTGGGGGTGGATGAAAGGAGACAGGGATCAGGGCCAATCATTACATTTGGACCCCGAGACCTGGAAGGAGTAAACCTGCCCCACAATGATGCCTTGCTTATACAAGCCAGAATTGCTAATTATGATGTACGAAGGGTGTTTGTGGACTTAGGAAGCTCGGTGAATGTCCTTTTTCAAGAGGCATTCGAGCAGATGGATTTGCAAGGGTATGAGTTGAGCCAGGTAAAAATAGCCTTGTATGGATTCACCGGGCACACCGTACAACCTCGAGGGGAGATGTTGTTGCCCATCACTTTAGGGTCAGATGATGAGAAGAGGACAGTCATGACAAGATTCACACTAGTGGAAGCACCCTCTTCTTATAATGTCATCTTGGGGAGGCCAACTATGAATGCTTTCAGAGCTGTGGCCTCAACTTACCaccagaaaatcaaattccccGTGGGATATAAGGTAGGGGAAGTCAGAGGAGATCAGCCTTCTTTCCGAAAGTGTTATGCTGAGATGGTTAAAGTAGATTACAAGAGAGCGAGGCGGACCGAGAAGGCAGAGGGCCAGGGAGGCAGAGAAGCCTGTTCCATGGAAGAATCTAAAGGCGAGTATGAAGAGGTGGAGCTGGTGCTCGGGCAACCAAGGAAGTCTGTTAAGATTGCCTGGGACTTAGAAGCAAACTTGGTTGAGCAATTGAAGAACTACCTCATTCAGAATAAGGATGTGTTCGCCTGGGCTCAAGGCGATTTGATGGGAGTTTCATCCCATGTTGTAGAACACAAACTCAACATCACCCTTGGATCCCGGCCTGTACTACAAAAGAAGAGACATTTTGGGGCTGAGAAGGATAAAGTGATAGCGGAGCAGGTTCAAGAGCTACTACAGGCCGGGCACATCAAAGAAGTACAATTTCCTACTTGATTGTCCAATGTAGTACTGGTACCAAAGGCCACGGGGAAGTGGCGGATGTGTGTGCATTTCCTGGATTTAAATAAAGCATGTCCCAAGGATTGTTATCCATTACCCCGGATTGACCAATTGGTGAACTCCATATTCGGGTGTGAATTGCTGTGCTTCATGGATGCATACCAGGGCTATAATCAAATTCCCTTAGCCCCGGAGGATCAAGACAAAGTCAGCTTTATCACCTCGGAAGGtactttttgttatgtggttatgccatttggtctaAAAAATGCAGGGGCTACGTATCAAAGGATGATGGACAAAGTGTTCCGGGAAC comes from the Henckelia pumila isolate YLH828 chromosome 1, ASM3356847v2, whole genome shotgun sequence genome and includes:
- the LOC140891813 gene encoding uncharacterized protein isoform X1, with protein sequence MYNGIGLQTARGSGTNGYVQTNKFFIKPRTNKVVMDSSKGFDSGQGMAGVTRKPNKDILEHDRKRKIQLKLLVLEEKLIDQGYTDAEIAEKLDEARKALDVDEGSHSAVIPEKVSVTQTHQIAALKERQMETLKNALGIESEGDREKKHHDAMATSIEENDDEDEPRNIHKKNTADVRKHHVKNGRDEKDNTGKVVNPNTSGQYEPKFHNKDKIRGARGDSSDSDSDEKRDRKAKSKPKKDGRRAVTDADSKIGVRKRREETSRTQKKVVKHDSDSSGSEAPSGRSSDFGSESDHDKNLRKTLKRYDSDDDNSSDSSLKRSKLKHPPKSRRRDDYSSDEDHGYKTKKSKNKHRYSYDDDSSDEGNHHRQKRTQPKYSRQHDSDGSSDEGPKNRTQRLKGPSRSKQHDSDEELHDDRSKKDDIREKHSKKIDVTFKKLELLYKSKEDESGDELERGRWDGEPDVKPKKLYQTKDKGSGGPEIELDRQNKSYREENHARDSRPPRHGGKNLDADDHGDVLHSRKELRHDNRRDEHYREYHGRSRREWEDEEDLRGRKHDRDGGKDSSRKREEKLEHQPVKRGKDQEEEHMNRKDEREREHTLKRGRYDDARSTGRRDDDRNDDRRPRYRS
- the LOC140872145 gene encoding uncharacterized protein, translated to MSVPPQVVIPSREKGKQEMDRTKEDGKSVYGPTKGIINMISGGSTDGDSNRARNSWSRRESLGVDERRQGSGPIITFGPRDLEGVNLPHNDALLIQARIANYDVRRVFVDLGSSVNVLFQEAFEQMDLQGYELSQVKIALYGFTGHTVQPRGEMLLPITLGSDDEKRTVMTRFTLVEAPSSYNVILGRPTMNAFRAVASTYHQKIKFPVGYKVGEVRGDQPSFRKCYAEMVKVDYKRARRTEKAEGQGGREACSMEESKGEYEEVELVLGQPRKSVKIAWDLEANLVEQLKNYLIQNKDVFAWAQGDLMGVSSHVVEHKLNITLGSRPVLQKKRHFGAEKDKVIAEQVQELLQAGHIKEGYNQIPLAPEDQDKVSFITSEGATYQRMMDKVFREQDPGLFYTRPGGNFCHSSVVCDQVESNQVYVWGEKSGKFLGFMLTERGIEVNPEKVKLLQEMPSPTSIKEVQRLTGRITALARFIARSAHRSYNFFQVLRKAQRFGWTEQCEQAFQDLKEHLASLPILVKPEPGEILWVYMSTTERAVRTVLIKEKKGDQRSVYYVSHALKGAKVRYTEFEKMALALVITARKLRPYFLSHLITVFTNSLLGRIMTHPDASGRLVKWSVELGEYDIEYQLRKAIKAQALSDVLTEVATFGQEEV
- the LOC140891826 gene encoding uncharacterized protein isoform X2, whose protein sequence is MAAAKYHSASSPFLGHLFQESFSSTTRKRNGGTTVSIKKAKLSESNVKKANLSARKKERVKLPDYGDAHGGNSTYHISKFFSHPSGIEAILNRRALQSCQSMDSNVYRCMLPVIQFFSFEVAPVLDLQVTPTSDDCIVEMLSCKFEGSEVMERQNERFSAFMKNHIKWIYTQPFTMLPVSAVEGPGNLMMQALVDQLVPLLVQQLLQDYEDWVRAQTKHLLK
- the LOC140891826 gene encoding uncharacterized protein isoform X1, producing the protein MAAAKYHSASSPFLGHLFQESFSSTTRKRNGGTTVSIKKAKLSESNVKKANLSARKKERVKLPDYGDAHGGNSTYHISKFFSHPSGIEAILNRRALQSCQSMDSNVYRCMLPVIQFFSFEVAPVLDLQVTPTSDDCIVEMLSCKFEGSEVMERQNERFSAFMKNHIKWVTVDARPFLEFDVKLNLALEIYTQPFTMLPVSAVEGPGNLMMQALVDQLVPLLVQQLLQDYEDWVRAQTKHLLK
- the LOC140891813 gene encoding uncharacterized protein isoform X2 — protein: MYNGIGLQTARGSGTNGYVQTNKFFIKPRTNKVVMDSSKGFDSGQGMAGVTRKPNKDILEHDRKRKIQLKLLVLEEKLIDQGYTDAEIAEKLDEARKALDVDEGSHSAVIPEKVSVTQTHQIAALKERQMETLKNALGIESEGDREKKHHDAMATSIEENDDEDEPRNIHKKNTADVVNPNTSGQYEPKFHNKDKIRGARGDSSDSDSDEKRDRKAKSKPKKDGRRAVTDADSKIGVRKRREETSRTQKKVVKHDSDSSGSEAPSGRSSDFGSESDHDKNLRKTLKRYDSDDDNSSDSSLKRSKLKHPPKSRRRDDYSSDEDHGYKTKKSKNKHRYSYDDDSSDEGNHHRQKRTQPKYSRQHDSDGSSDEGPKNRTQRLKGPSRSKQHDSDEELHDDRSKKDDIREKHSKKIDVTFKKLELLYKSKEDESGDELERGRWDGEPDVKPKKLYQTKDKGSGGPEIELDRQNKSYREENHARDSRPPRHGGKNLDADDHGDVLHSRKELRHDNRRDEHYREYHGRSRREWEDEEDLRGRKHDRDGGKDSSRKREEKLEHQPVKRGKDQEEEHMNRKDEREREHTLKRGRYDDARSTGRRDDDRNDDRRPRYRS